The bacterium genome includes a region encoding these proteins:
- a CDS encoding metallophosphoesterase, whose amino-acid sequence MADLLLREQGPRSRPWPGLHEPAAGVRFLRRPAGTRLFFASDVHGSEQCFRKWLNAAAAYGVDALILGGDITGKAVVAVIETEDGWNGEVGGQQLRARNESELADLQRRIRDSGSYDLILSPHAARALESDPEALDKAFRKAVEERLIGWVRLADERLAGTKASCFMMLGNDDPPELADIIRQSSRIVYAEDGIQELPGGYELLSYGYSPPTPWRTPRELPENEIAGQLDSLAARLQNPTTAVFNLHCPPRGTHLDQAPELDHQLRPKSGLGGQSSGAVGSEAVRGILQRLQPLLGLHGHVHESAGAEKIGRTLCVNPGSEYSEGILRGVLVQLGSKGLESWQFVQG is encoded by the coding sequence CTGGCCGATCTCCTACTTCGCGAACAGGGCCCGAGGAGTCGACCTTGGCCTGGCCTTCACGAGCCTGCCGCCGGAGTGAGGTTCCTTCGACGCCCTGCCGGGACGCGGCTGTTCTTCGCCAGCGACGTGCATGGCTCGGAGCAGTGCTTCAGGAAGTGGCTGAACGCGGCCGCGGCGTATGGCGTCGACGCCCTGATCCTGGGGGGCGACATCACGGGCAAGGCCGTCGTCGCGGTGATCGAGACCGAAGACGGCTGGAACGGGGAGGTCGGCGGGCAACAGCTCAGGGCCCGGAATGAGAGTGAGCTTGCCGACCTCCAGCGCCGGATCCGGGATTCCGGCTCCTACGACCTCATCCTGTCGCCTCACGCCGCGCGGGCGCTGGAGTCCGACCCGGAGGCGCTCGACAAGGCCTTTCGCAAAGCGGTCGAAGAGCGGCTCATCGGGTGGGTTCGCCTGGCTGACGAGCGGCTCGCGGGAACCAAGGCGAGCTGTTTCATGATGCTTGGCAATGATGATCCGCCGGAGCTGGCGGACATCATCCGCCAGTCGTCGAGGATCGTATATGCGGAAGACGGGATTCAGGAGTTGCCAGGCGGCTACGAGCTGCTGTCCTACGGATACTCACCACCCACGCCCTGGAGGACGCCGCGCGAGTTGCCGGAAAACGAGATCGCCGGCCAGCTCGATTCCCTTGCAGCGCGGTTGCAGAATCCGACGACGGCGGTATTCAACCTTCACTGTCCGCCACGGGGAACTCATCTCGATCAGGCGCCGGAGCTTGACCACCAGCTCCGGCCGAAGAGCGGCCTCGGCGGGCAGTCCAGCGGAGCCGTTGGATCCGAGGCCGTTCGTGGCATCCTGCAGCGACTTCAGCCGCTGCTCGGATTGCACGGCCACGTCCACGAATCCGCCGGCGCCGAGAAGATTGGAAGAACTCTGTGCGTCAACCCCGGGTCCGAGTATTCGGAGGGCATCCTGCGTGGGGTGCTGGTTCAGCTTGGCAGCAAGGGGTTGGAGAGCTGGCAGTTTGTTCAGGGGTGA